The window TCAGCCCTGACCTGATCCGCCAACGCTTCTCTAAAGCGATGTCCGACATGTACCGCGAAGAAGTGCCGCTGTACGGCGCGCTGATGAACCTGGTGGAGGAGACCAACCGCCATGTGCTGGACAGCGATCCGCAGGTGGCCCGTCAACTGAACAGCACCGGCGAAATCGAGCGGCTGGGCCTGGAGCGCCACGGCGCGATCCGCGTCGGCACTGCGGGAGAACTGGCCACCCTCGCCCGGCTGTTCGCGGTGATGGGCATGCAACCCGTGGGCTATTACGACCTGACCCCGGCGGGCGTGCCGGTGCACTCCACCGCGTTTCGCGCCGTGCACGAAGCCGCCTTGCAAGTCAGCCCGTTCCGGGTCTTCACCTCACTGCTGCGCCTGGAACTGATCGAAGACCTGGAACTGCGTGCCTTCGCCCAGTCGATGCTGGATAAACGCCAGATCTTCACCCCGACCGCCCTTGCACTGATCGACCGCGCCAAAACCGAGGGCGGTCTGACCGAACAAGAGGCCCAGAACTTCGTCGAACAGGCGCTGGAAACCTTTCGCTGGCACCACAGCGCCACCGTCACCGCCGAGCAGTACCAGAAACTCAGCGCGCAGCATCGCCTGATCGCCGACGTGGTGGCGTTCAAAGGCCCGCACATCAATCACCTGACACCGCGCACCCTGGACATCGACATCGTCCAGGCGCAGATGCCCGCCCACGGCATCACGCCCAAAGCCGTCATCGAAGGACCACCCCGCCGCCAGTGCCCGATCCTGCTGCGCCAGACCAGTTTCAAGGCGCTGGACGAACCGATCGCCTTCACCGATCAAGCCGAGACTCGTGGCAGCCACAGCGCGCGATTCGGTGAAATCGAGCAGCGTGGCGCCGCGCTCACTCCAAAAGGCCGGGCGCTTTATGACCGTTTGCTCAACGCTGCCCGCGATGAACTGAAGGACTTTCCCAACGAGGCCAATGCCGCACGCTACAACGCGCTGATGACGCAGCACTTTGCAGAGTTCCCTGACACGTATGAAGGCATGCGCCAACAGGAACTGGCGTACTTTCGTTATTTCGTCACGGAAAAAGGCCTGGAGGCGGATGAGCTGAAATCGTTGTCGCTAGACGATTTGCTCAGCGGCGGGTACTTGCGGGTCGAACCGTTGGTCTATGAAGATTTTCTGCCGGTCAGTGCGGCGGGGATTTTCCAGTCGAACCTGGGGGATGCGGCGCAGGTGAATTATGGCGTGCATTCGAACCAGCAGGCCTTTGAACAGGCGCTGGGGCGGCCGACCATTGATGAATTGGGCTTGTATGCCGAGACGCAGCGGCGTTCGATCGAACAGTGTTTTGCCGCGTTGACTCCCGCTATCTAAGGCGCGACACGGACCTGTAGCAGCTGGCGAAGCCTGCGTTCGGCTGCGAAGCAGTCGTAAACCGGTAAACGCGGTTTATCTGACAAACCGTAGCGCCTGATTTCACGACTGCTTCGCAGCCGAACGCAGGCTTCGCCAGCTGCTACAGGTCCGGTGTTTAGGCTAGTTTTGCCAACAACGCCTCAGCCGCAGCCTCGGACGACGCCGGGTTCTGGCCGGTGATCAGCAGGCCATCGGTGAGCACATAACTGGCCCAATCCGCGCCCTTGGAATACTCACCGCCCTTCTCCTTCAGCATGTCCTCCACCAGAAACGGCACGACCTTCGTCAGTTGCACCGCCTCTTCCTCAGAATTGGTGAAACCCGTGACTCGCTTGCCTTTGACCAATGGCTGGCCATCCGCACCTTTGACATCACGCAACACACCCGGCGCATGGCAGACCGCCGCGACCGGTTTGCCCGCCTTGATGAACGCTTCGATCAGCGAGATCGAATAGCTGTCTCCGGCCAAGTCCCACAGTGGACCGTGACCGCCGGGATAAAACACGGCGTCGTAATCCTCGGGTCTGACGGTGCTCAATACAGCCGTCGAAGCCAATGCGGACTGCGCCGCGGAATCTTTGCGAAAGCGATCAGTGGCAGCCGTCTGCGCGTCCGGCTCGTCGCTTTTCGGGTCCAGCGGCGGCTGACCACCCTTGGGCGAGACCAGGGTCAGTTGAGCGCCGGCGTCCTTGAACGCAAAGTACGGTGCGGCGAATTCTTCCAGCCAGAAGCCGGTTTTCTTACCCGTATCACCCAATTGATCGTGGGACGTTAAAACCATCAGGATTTTCATGTCGTTCTCACTCCACTTCCAGGTTGTTCGGACGCTCGACGGCGCTGTTTTTATGGACCACCCAGCCCGTCGATTCGTTGCACCGGATGCCACATGCCTTTCAGTGATGGCGCAAAGCCTTGCTGCGCAAGAACTTGCGCACCCCTTGTGTCGAATGGCCCTCACGAGGCGCTGATCGCCCAGCCTGCCAGGCCTTCCAGTCGAGTGCGCAAGAAGTTGCGCAGTGGTGCGCAAGTTCTTGCGCACATTCCTTCGTATTGCTGATTGGCTATCTTTTAAAGGTTCTACAAACAACCGCAAACAACTGATTTACATAGCTTTATCCATCTCTGGCACGGACCTTGATAACAGTCATGCACCCACCGGGCGATACCGCCTCCCGGGCACTCTTACTTTATTCAGCAAGGAGCACATCCATGGCTACTCCAGCGTACATGTCCGTCACTGGCGAAAAACAAGGTCTGATCACCGCCGGCGCATTCACAGCCGACTCGGTTGGCAACACATACCAGGAAGGTCACGAAGACCAGGTCATGGTTCAGGCTTTCAACCACGACGTAATCATCCCGCGTGACCCGCAGTCCGGCCAACCGACCGGTCAGCGCGTACACAAACCAGTCGTGATAACCAAGGTCTACGACAAGTCTTCGCCACTGCTGCAAGCGGCTCTGACTTCCGGCGAGCGCATGAGCGAAATCGTTATCCAGTGGTTCCGTACTTCTGCTCAGGGTACCCAAGAGCACTACTACACCACCAAACTGGAAGACGCGATCATCGTCGCCATCAACAACAAAATGCACAACTGCCAGGATCCGTCGAACTCCCACTTCACGCACCTGGAAGAAGTGCAATTCACCTACCGCAAAATCACTTGGACCCACGAAGTATCCGGTACTTCGGGTTCCGATGACTGGCGTCAGCCGGTCGCCTAAGTCAGGCCGACCGTCACAAGCATCGGCCAGCTCTGCTGGTCGATGTTGTTTCCGCCCTTCCAGAATTTCGCGTCCGTTGACCCGGTTTCCGGGTGTCAGCGCATGCCGCAGCACTGCACGAGGAACAAGGGATGTTCGCGCCGGCCAATCAAACCCACTTTGCCCTGACCATCGAAGGTCTTTCCAGCGACTTTCAGGTCTTTTCCCTGCAAGGCCGGGAAGCCATCAGCCAGCCTTTTGTGTTTGAGGTGGAGCTGGTCAGTGAACAGCCGTCCCTGGACCTCGAGCCCCTGCTGCACAAACCGGCCTTCTTGCAGCTCTCGCCTGACGGCAGCGGCATCCATGGCCAGATCTATCGCGCCGCCCAGGGTGATTCCGGCAAACGCCTGACCCGCTACGCGGTGACCCTGCGCCCGCAACTGTCCTACCTCGCGCACCGCATCAACCAACGCATCTTCCAGAACCTCAGCGTGCCGAAAATCATCGGCATGGTCCTCGAAGAGCACGGCATCCAAAGCAATGCCTATGAATTCAAAGTCGGGGCGATCTATCCCGAGCGCATTTACT is drawn from Pseudomonas sp. 31-12 and contains these coding sequences:
- a CDS encoding VOC family protein, whose amino-acid sequence is MNHPSFVSPDLIRQRFSKAMSDMYREEVPLYGALMNLVEETNRHVLDSDPQVARQLNSTGEIERLGLERHGAIRVGTAGELATLARLFAVMGMQPVGYYDLTPAGVPVHSTAFRAVHEAALQVSPFRVFTSLLRLELIEDLELRAFAQSMLDKRQIFTPTALALIDRAKTEGGLTEQEAQNFVEQALETFRWHHSATVTAEQYQKLSAQHRLIADVVAFKGPHINHLTPRTLDIDIVQAQMPAHGITPKAVIEGPPRRQCPILLRQTSFKALDEPIAFTDQAETRGSHSARFGEIEQRGAALTPKGRALYDRLLNAARDELKDFPNEANAARYNALMTQHFAEFPDTYEGMRQQELAYFRYFVTEKGLEADELKSLSLDDLLSGGYLRVEPLVYEDFLPVSAAGIFQSNLGDAAQVNYGVHSNQQAFEQALGRPTIDELGLYAETQRRSIEQCFAALTPAI
- a CDS encoding type 1 glutamine amidotransferase domain-containing protein; amino-acid sequence: MKILMVLTSHDQLGDTGKKTGFWLEEFAAPYFAFKDAGAQLTLVSPKGGQPPLDPKSDEPDAQTAATDRFRKDSAAQSALASTAVLSTVRPEDYDAVFYPGGHGPLWDLAGDSYSISLIEAFIKAGKPVAAVCHAPGVLRDVKGADGQPLVKGKRVTGFTNSEEEAVQLTKVVPFLVEDMLKEKGGEYSKGADWASYVLTDGLLITGQNPASSEAAAEALLAKLA
- a CDS encoding Hcp family type VI secretion system effector, with translation MATPAYMSVTGEKQGLITAGAFTADSVGNTYQEGHEDQVMVQAFNHDVIIPRDPQSGQPTGQRVHKPVVITKVYDKSSPLLQAALTSGERMSEIVIQWFRTSAQGTQEHYYTTKLEDAIIVAINNKMHNCQDPSNSHFTHLEEVQFTYRKITWTHEVSGTSGSDDWRQPVA